The Coffea arabica cultivar ET-39 chromosome 4e, Coffea Arabica ET-39 HiFi, whole genome shotgun sequence genome includes a window with the following:
- the LOC140005552 gene encoding uncharacterized protein, with protein sequence MPPDPHAFYQTTAEPVVPEHVFQNKPEMGESSAPIDLKLLKRLDRFDEFIRKSQGLSKQGVLDYDDLCLFPNVQLPVGFKTPKFNKYDGTGNPKTHLRLFANKLGRPVDDENLPLRLFPESLEGDALDWYSNLKLEEVKTWLDLSNAFIRQYEYNCELAPTRTTLEGTKRQPSEDHKTYAKRWRKVAAKVEPPMTEDEIILKGRRKIGMVPPPTYPYGMPAWYNPQAVCAYHSGTPGHSTLDCKALKHKVQDMIEAGEIVIRKREAQGPNVNRNPLPEHANIVGVILDDAEYVEQVKKLAREAEVFGITDQPFVIELPFEEDEKPFILDLTPAEREVLEPVVIEFPKQEPVLSLQQVPWNYDEPVIQIGEKSIAKKEVSVVTRSGKTAGPFETTIPIQANNSEPPAKPTITEKEALDFLKRLQRSEYNVIEKLSKSPAQISMLDLLFSSDMHRDALIEVLTRAQIPRDISVDNFSHVVGSVLFTKQITFSDDELPVEGIGHNKALYIVVRCNGKMLPKVLIDNGSALNICPWSTLEKLGLQDIKLRPSGTIIRGFDGAQREPIGKVDLVVEIGPDQFQITCQVMHFLSVYNVLLGRPWIHKSGAVPSSLHQLLKFVVNDKLITIFAEEDCLVITDSGSKEDGSRNVTMTPHSTADIVSVSWITNEERALPKASVMMAKEMIRGGYEFDKGLGRDLQGILKPVEIVEKKDSFGLGFRPTAKDIREMKERKKAEKEGRQGALDIPPLHYTFPRPAEVIMSEINPVDEIEASLAQLFIGATFEDSFPDKAEFPDIPEGFGYHNSGIR encoded by the exons ATGCCTCCAGATCCACACGCCTTTTATCAAACTACTGCAGAGCCCGTTGTGCCGGAGCACGTTTTTCAaaacaagccagaaatgggagagTCATCTGCCCCAATTGATCTGAAGTTACTTAAGCGGTTGGACCGTTTCGATGAGTTCATCCGCAAGAGCCAAGGGTTAAGCAAACAAGGGGTGTTAGATTACGATGATCTGTGCCTATTTCCAAACGTGCAACTGCCGGTGGGGTTCAAGACCCCGAAGTTCAACAAATATGACGGTACGGGCAACCCAAAGACGCACTTGCGTTTGTTCGCTAACAAGTTGGGTAGACCAGTGGATGATGAGAACTTGCCGTTAAGGTTATTCCCGGAGAGTTTAGAAGGCGATGCCCTTGATTGGTATTCAAATTTAAAGCTGGAGGAGGTGAAAACCTGGCTCGATCTGTCCAATGCTTTTATCAGACAGTATGAGTATAACTGTGAATTGGCACCGACCCGGACTACTTTGGAGGGCACAAAGAGGCAACCATCTGAGGATCACAAGACATACGCCAAAAGATGGAGAAAGGTAGCTGCTAAGGTGGAACCTccgatgactgaggatgaaattattc TTAAAGGCCGGAGAAAAATTGGTATggtaccccctcctacctatccGTATGGCATGCCCGCCTGGTATAACCCGCAAGCTGTTTGTGCTTATCACTCAGGGACACCCGGGCATTCCACTTTGGATTGCAAGGCTCTCAAACATAAAGTTCAAGACATGATTGAAGCCGGAGAGATTGTAATTAGGAAAAGGGAGGCACAAGGACCGAACGTAAATAGAAACCCCTTGCCGGAGCACGCTAATATCGTTGGGGTCATTCTGGACGATGCAGAGTATGTGGAACAAGTCAAGAAATTGGCGAGGGAAGCTGAAGTATTTGGGATCACAGACCAGCCATTTGTCATAGAATTGCCATTCGAAGAGGATGAAAAGCCTTTTATCTTGGATCTCACGCCAGCTGAGAGGGAGGTTTTGGAGCCCGTAGTCATTGAATTCCCGAAGCAAGAGCCTGTTTTAAGTCTGCAACAAGTGCCATGGAATTACGATGAACCCGTCATACAGATTGGGGAGAAGTCAATTGCAAAGAAGGAGGTGTCAGTGGTTACCAGATCGGGGAAGACTGCCGGTCCGTTTGAAACTACCATTCCGATTCAAGCAAATAATTCCGAGCCGCCTGCTaaaccaacaatcaccgagaaagaGGCTTTGGATTTTCTTAAAAGGCTCCAGAGAAGCGAATACAATGTAATCGAGAAGCTAAGCAAGTCACCTGCTCAGATATCCATGTTGGACCTGCTCTTTTCATCAGATATGCATAGGGACGCGTTGATCGAAGTATTGACTAGAGCTCAAATCCCTAGGGATATTTCAGTTGATAATTTCTCGCATGTGGTTGGAAGTGTGTTATTTACCAAACAAATTACTTTTTCTGACGATGAATTGCCGGTGGAGGGTATTGGACATAACAAGGCCCTATACATAGTTGTGAGGTGCAATGGGAAAATGCTGCCGAAAGTATTGATTGACAATGGCTCTGCacttaatatctgtccttggagcaccttggaaaagctagggttgcaaGACATaaagctgaggccttcagggactatAATTCGAGGTTTTGATGGAGCGCAAAGAGAGCCAATAGGAAAAGTGGATTTAGTCGTCGAGATAGGGCCCGACCAATTTCAAATAACctgccaagtcatgcactttCTTAGTGTTTACAATGTTCTACTTGGAAGGCCGTGGATTCATAAGTCTGGGGCTGTGCCTTCTTCATTACATCAGTTGCTGAAGTTTGTAGTAAATGACAAGCTGATAACTATATTTGCCGAAGAGGATTGCCTTGTAATCACCGATTCTGGGTCAAAAGAGGATGGAAGCCGCAATGTCACCATGACTCCTCATAGCACGGCTGACATCGTCTCTGTAAGTTGGATCACAAACGAGGAGCGAGCTTTACCAaaggccagtgtcatgatggcCAAAGAAATGATCCGTGGAGGCTATGAATTTGACAAAGGGCTGGGACGAGATTTGCAAGGAATTCTGAAGCCAGTGGAGATTGTGGAGAAAAAGGATTCATTTGGTTTGGGTTTCCGACCGACTGCCAAGGACATCAGAGAGATGAAGGAACGCAAGAAAGCggagaaagaaggaaggcaAGGGGCTCTTGACATTCCACCACTGCATTATACTTTCCCACGACCAGCCGAGGTGATCATGTCGGAAATTAACCCAGTTGATGAAATTGAAGctagtttggcccaattgttcattggggcaacatttgaagatagtttTCCAGACAAAgctgaatttcctgacatccccGAAGG ATTTGGATATCACAATTCTGGAATTcgataa